A genome region from Nitrospira sp. includes the following:
- the metG gene encoding methionine--tRNA ligase, whose product MNKHDTFYITTPIYYVNDVPHIGHAYTTVAADVLARYWRLRGRDVFFLTGLDEHGQKVQQAAAKAGIDPQAHCDRLAPQFTNLWQRLNISNDAFIRTSDKPHQAVVQRYLQQLYDKQLIYKADYTGWYCTYDERFWTEKDVVDGLCPDCKRPIEQLSEHNYFFKMGQYQERLIDHIQTHDDFIRPVSRRNEVLGFLQTQTLGDLSISRPKSRLSWGIELPFDKDYVTYVWFDALVNYISALEYLPQEKPVSLRYWPADVHLVGKDILTTHAVYWSTMLMALERPLPHSIFAHGWWTVDGEKMSKSRGNVVDPNAMIDQFGADAFRYFLLREVPFGQDGDFSHSAMVTTINSALANGIGNLLSRTLTMIERSCAGVIPDRGPAVLPELEARIEDLARQLPGRVESGYQALLFRDVLLMIEELNSACDEYIDKSAPWKLAKQPETQPQLHTVLNVSARALRLLAILLYPFMPQAAQQMIHQLGLSLELSQPVSDTENGWDAPLAGSRIQKGASLFPRIESKPQGAKHVTDTSAPAQPTPAAPAPAAPAAATATPSAAPSAAAPAAAQPAQITIDEFMKVQLKAAKVLAAERVPKSEKLLKLQVSLGSEQRQIVAGIGKKYEPETLIGKTIVIVANLKPAKLMGIESQGMVLAAGDSEVRGLATFIEDVEPGTKVK is encoded by the coding sequence ATGAACAAACACGACACCTTCTACATTACGACGCCGATCTACTACGTCAACGACGTGCCGCACATCGGCCACGCGTATACGACCGTGGCCGCCGATGTGCTCGCCCGCTACTGGCGACTCCGTGGGCGCGACGTGTTTTTCCTGACCGGTCTGGATGAACATGGGCAGAAGGTCCAGCAGGCCGCCGCGAAGGCCGGTATCGACCCGCAAGCCCATTGCGACCGCCTCGCGCCACAGTTCACAAACCTCTGGCAACGGTTGAACATTTCAAATGACGCCTTCATCCGCACCTCGGACAAACCACATCAGGCAGTGGTTCAACGATACCTTCAACAGCTATACGACAAACAACTGATTTATAAGGCAGACTATACAGGATGGTATTGCACGTACGACGAACGGTTCTGGACGGAAAAGGATGTCGTCGACGGCCTGTGCCCGGATTGCAAACGTCCCATCGAACAATTGAGCGAACATAACTATTTTTTCAAAATGGGGCAGTATCAGGAACGGTTGATCGACCACATCCAAACCCACGACGATTTCATTCGCCCCGTCTCCAGGCGCAACGAAGTGCTGGGATTTCTGCAGACCCAAACGCTGGGCGACCTGTCGATCTCCCGCCCGAAATCCCGACTCTCCTGGGGCATCGAACTCCCGTTCGACAAAGACTACGTCACCTACGTCTGGTTCGATGCGCTCGTGAATTACATCTCGGCCCTCGAATACCTACCGCAGGAAAAACCGGTCAGCTTACGGTACTGGCCCGCCGACGTCCATCTGGTCGGCAAGGATATTCTCACCACCCACGCCGTCTACTGGTCCACGATGTTGATGGCGCTGGAGCGCCCATTGCCTCACTCGATTTTTGCCCACGGCTGGTGGACGGTGGATGGCGAAAAAATGTCCAAGAGCCGGGGCAACGTCGTCGATCCCAACGCGATGATCGATCAATTCGGCGCGGATGCGTTTCGTTACTTCCTGCTGCGCGAAGTGCCGTTCGGGCAAGACGGAGACTTCTCACACAGCGCCATGGTCACCACCATCAACAGCGCGCTGGCGAACGGCATCGGCAACCTCCTGAGCCGGACACTCACCATGATCGAGCGCTCCTGTGCAGGCGTCATTCCCGATCGTGGCCCTGCGGTCCTGCCGGAACTCGAAGCACGCATCGAAGATCTGGCTCGGCAACTACCCGGCAGGGTGGAATCCGGTTACCAGGCCTTGCTCTTCCGGGACGTGCTGCTGATGATCGAGGAATTGAACAGCGCCTGCGATGAATACATCGACAAAAGCGCACCCTGGAAACTGGCGAAACAGCCGGAGACGCAGCCGCAACTGCACACCGTATTGAATGTGTCCGCACGCGCGCTTCGCCTGCTGGCCATCCTTCTCTACCCGTTCATGCCACAAGCGGCGCAGCAGATGATTCACCAACTTGGATTATCGCTGGAGCTGTCGCAGCCGGTTTCAGATACGGAGAACGGCTGGGACGCGCCTCTAGCTGGAAGCCGCATCCAGAAGGGCGCCTCGCTCTTCCCTCGCATCGAATCCAAACCACAAGGAGCCAAGCACGTGACCGATACATCAGCCCCCGCACAACCGACCCCGGCCGCTCCGGCTCCAGCCGCTCCGGCCGCCGCCACTGCAACCCCAAGCGCAGCCCCTTCGGCCGCCGCCCCCGCTGCCGCGCAACCGGCGCAGATCACCATCGATGAATTCATGAAGGTGCAGCTCAAGGCAGCCAAGGTACTGGCGGCGGAGCGGGTTCCGAAATCCGAGAAGCTGCTTAAGCTCCAGGTGAGCCTCGGCAGTGAACAACGACAGATTGTCGCCGGCATCGGCAAAAAGTACGAGCCGGAAACACTGATCGGAAAAACCATCGTCATCGTGGCGAATCTGAAACCGGCCAAGCTGATGGGCATCGAATCACAAGGTATGGTCCTCGCGGCAGGCGACAGCGAAGTACGCGGCCTCGCCACCTTCATCGAAGACGTGGAGCCCGGCACCAAAGTGAAATGA
- a CDS encoding glycosyltransferase family 2 protein produces the protein MKLSIIIPAYNEESTIEAVVNRVAAVDLGSITKEIIVVDDASQDRTRDVLKTLRNVHTISHSINSGKGAALTSGIKAATGDIVIFQDADLEYLPEDYPAVLEPILAGRCEAVMGSRFLHERPLFWGKRRSPYLNHYLGNLLILWTTNLLYGKRFTDYEGCYKAFTRGVLLDTPIEAKGFEFDNELVCKLMRKGIRILEVPIHYAPRTYAQGKKITWRHGLIILWTICKWRFRPAITN, from the coding sequence GTGAAACTGTCCATCATCATCCCGGCTTACAATGAGGAATCGACCATTGAGGCCGTGGTCAACCGCGTCGCAGCCGTCGATCTCGGCTCGATCACGAAAGAGATCATCGTCGTCGACGATGCCTCCCAGGATCGAACCCGCGACGTGCTGAAAACCCTTCGCAACGTTCACACCATCTCTCACTCGATCAACAGCGGAAAGGGCGCGGCCCTCACCAGCGGAATCAAGGCCGCCACGGGTGACATCGTGATTTTCCAGGATGCAGACCTGGAGTACTTGCCGGAAGATTATCCGGCCGTACTGGAACCGATCTTGGCCGGACGCTGCGAGGCGGTTATGGGTTCACGGTTCCTCCACGAACGCCCTCTATTCTGGGGAAAGCGTCGATCGCCGTACCTGAATCACTATCTTGGAAACCTCCTCATTCTATGGACGACGAACCTCCTCTACGGGAAACGCTTCACCGATTATGAAGGCTGCTACAAAGCCTTTACCCGTGGCGTCTTGCTCGACACCCCGATCGAGGCGAAAGGTTTCGAATTCGACAACGAGCTCGTCTGCAAACTGATGCGGAAGGGCATTCGCATTCTCGAAGTGCCGATTCACTACGCGCCCCGGACCTATGCACAAGGCAAAAAGATCACATGGCGCCACGGCCTCATCATTCTCTGGACCATCTGCAAATGGCGTTTTCGCCCGGCAATCACCAACTGA